A genome region from Bemisia tabaci chromosome 3, PGI_BMITA_v3 includes the following:
- the LOC109031037 gene encoding uncharacterized protein, translating into MYASLVIFPALVALAAGQYAFPFAFGGDTPEVAHAKSMHAAAHASAILRNAGYAYRVRRDVSNVDTPEMDPSAKPLHHQIETSPCACEGEGEGCQCSKRKRQLMGIMTVQPYGYTGMTSPLIYRIRRDADQDDAEFTRDRRQVMYSGNPYYYGYTALTSPVVYRIRRDDDQGDVETNKEKRQLLYSGSPYGYYGYSSPFYARSGLGYSAYYG; encoded by the exons ATGTACGCTTCTTTG GTTATCTTCCCAGCCTTGGTGGCCTTGGCCGCCGGTCAATATGCTTTTCCTTTTGCTTTTGGAGGCGACACTCCTGAG GTGGCGCATGCTAAATCCATGCACGCTGCGGCGCACGCCAGCGCCATCTTGCGTAACGCCGGATACGCTTACCGGGTACGTCGCGACGTATCGAACGTGGACACCCCCGAGATGGACCCCTCCGCGAAGCCGCTCCACCACCAGATCGAAACAAGTCCCTGCGCttgcgagggggagggggagggctgCCAATGCTCCAAGAGGAAACGCCAGCTCATGGGCATAATGACCGTCCAGCCCTACGGATACACCGGCATGACGTCACCCCTTATCTACAGGATCCGTCGCGATGCTGACCAAGATGATGCGGAATTTACGAGAGACAGGCGCCAGGTCATGTACTCCGGGAATCCTTACTACTACGGCTACACCGCCTTGACGTCCCCTGTCGTCTACAGGATCCGTCGCGACGATGACCAAGGTGACGTGGAGACcaataaggaaaaacgtcagcTCCTTTACTCCGGCAGCCCCTACGGTTACTATGGATACTCCTCGCCCTTCTACGCTCGCTCTGGACTTGGATACAGCGCCTACTATGGATAA